The genomic region CGGCCTGCAGGCGCTCGGGAGCGCCGTGGAAGCGCAGGCGCAGGTGGGGCTCCGGATCGTTGTAGCGGATGAAGAACCACCGGTCCGTCGCGCCCGAGGCCTGGGCCTGCCGCAGGGCCTCGCCCAGCGTGCTGGCCAGCAGCCGATCCAGGGTGATCGTCCCTCCGTAGAGCTTGAGGTAGAGCCACTCGGAGCCCGGCGGGAACTGGCGCGCCCGGGGGCGCTCCTCCACCGGAGGCGGCACGGGGCGGCTCGGCTTGACGGAGGCGGCCTGGCGGACGAAGGGGATGACCAGCTCGTGCACGTAGCGGCCATCGCCGCTCTCCGCGCACAGCCCGTCCGGGCCGGGGAACAGCTCCTCCAGGGTGAGGCGCGAGCGCGCCTTCACGAGCTGGACGAGCGTCTCCACGCACAGCACGTTGTCCAGATCGACCAGGAGCTGGTTGTCGTCGTCCTTCACGCACACCCAGCGGGGCATGCGCATCCGGGTCCGCACGCGCTGCACGGCCTCGAAGCGGGCCGCGCCCTGGGCCTCGCCCCAGGCGCGCAGGGTGTCGCCCTCCACGTTCCAGCGCGCCAGGCAGAACACGGTGCGGCCATGCACCACGCGCGGCAGGAAGGAGGCATTGGCCAGCGGACCCCACTGGAACTCGAGCCCCAGGCCATGCGGGCTCTGCATCAGGCCCAGGAACCGGTACACCCCCACGCCGTAGACGCCGTAGTTGTGGGCCGTCGTCATCCGGGGAATGACTTCGCGCCCCAGCCGCTTCGAGCGCAGCACCAGGCGGCCCCCCTCCTCGGAGAGCCACAGGTCCGTCAGGGGGAGCTGCTCGTCCAGGGCCGCGCCGGACTGTCCCAGGAAGGGCAGCTCGTGGCGGCGCAGCAGGGGGCGATAGGTGATGTTGCTCATCCGCCCCTGCGGCAGGTGGACGAGCTCCGCGAAGATGGCGTCCGGCCGGAGCGCTTCCTCGGCGCGCAGGTGCTCGCGGACCAGGCCCGCCAGCTCCGGATCCCCGTGGCAGAAGCGCCCCAGGTAGACGGCGCCCGAGGGCCCGTGGGCATTCTCCAGGTGGAAGCGGAACTCGCCCCGGTCCATCGCCTCCGGGGAGGCGGCGGACACCGTGCCCAGCACGCCGAAGGCATCCGGCAGCGGGTAGGGATCGGGCGCCTCCAGGGCGCGGAGATCCTCCGCGGTGAGCACCAGCTCTTGGGCGCCCTCGCGCCAGGTGGACTCGAGCAGGCGCAGCAGGTGGTGGTGGCGCGGCTCGAAGGAGCCCTTGTCCTGACGGCGGCCTCCAGGGAAGGCCAGCCCCGCCAGCAGCGGGCCGGTGGTGGTGCCCGGCGCGCGGCCGAAGGTGAAGCCCACGCCGTTCTCGTCGTCCAGCGCCTCCAGCAGCGGCACCGAGCGCCCCTCGTAGCGCTTGAGGAAGCGGGTACGGAAGAGCTCCAGCGGGTGCTCCGCGCGCTGGCTCGGGTTGGTGCGCCGCAGCGCCTCGAGGCTGTGCTCCAGCTCCTCGAGCACCGCCGGCGAGAGGGTGGCCTGGGTGACGGGGCGGAACGCCTCCACGTGGAAGAGGTGGCCCTGCTCCACGGAGACGGAGACGGGCAGTGCCTCCAGCTGCTGGGACAGCTCGCGATAGACGTGGGCCGGCTGGCCGGGCGGCGCCGCGTTCAGCTCCGTCAGCCGAGACTGCACGGCGCTCAGCTGCTGGCGGATCGGCTCCAGGGCCGGCACCTGCCGCGCGCTCTCCACGAGGGCGGGCAGGGGCTGGGGGCCGGTGAGGGGAGGGCCCCAGGTGGGCACGAGCAGCTGCTCGCCCACGAGCGTCTCCAGGTACGACAGGGCCTCGTCCAGCGCCACCTCGGGATCGCTCTCCACCAGCGCGGCGGCCAGCTCCTCCAGCGAGGCCCCCGCGCGGGCCCGCTCGAGCGTGGCCTCCAGGTAGGGCGAGGGCTCCACCGCCACCAGGTGATAGCTGTAGTCCCGCTCGCGCTGGCGCGTCTCCAGGTAGCGCAGCCGATCGGCCACGCGGTACAGGCTGGAGTTGGGCACGTAGCGCAGCGCGCGCAGCACCTCGGGCGCCTTGCGCACCTGGGCCACGAGCGCTTGCAGGTAGTCGAAGTCCAGCCGCACGTGCCGGCGCAGCGCGCCGCGCTCGGCCAGACGCAGGCGGGTGTGCTCACCGAGCCGGCCCACGGAGTGGCTGCCGAACAGGCCGAAGGGCGTGGCGCGGCTGGCCATCCGCGTGAAGTAGCGCACCAGCGTGCGCTCCACCTTCTGGCCTCGCTCGGACTCGGGGCTGGCCTCCCACTGCGGCAGGCTCTCCACCAGGCTGGGCGAGGCCAGGAAGAGCGCCTCCTGCACCAGCGGATCCGCCACGTGCCGCCGCAGCCGCTCGCGCAGCAGGGCCGCGTCGTGGGCCAGCGCATCGGCTCGGGCGCTCTCGGGCGCCTGGCTCGCGCTCAGCCCCTGGCTCCAGGCCAGCAGGATGTCGAGGGGAAGGACCGGGCTACGGACGGCGAAGAACCCTGACGCGGAAAAGCCCGTTCGCGGCGGGGACTCGTTCATGGGATCCGTCATCTTTCCGAGAGGATACTCCATGAACCTCGGGGGGGTGGGAAACGCCTGGGTTCAAGCGCTTCCCTTCTCCCCGATACGACAGGAGATGCGGCGTCAGCCCTTACTGGGCGTCGGCGGAGATGCTGATCTCGATCGTGACCCGGACGGTGCCACCGACAACGGAGTCGAGCAGGTTGACCTCGGACTCGTTGAGGGTGCGGATCTGCTCCTTCTTCAGGGAGAGCTTCTTGTTCTGCATGGTCCTACTCCTTTGCGGGGGTTGGTACTACCGGTGAGATGGAAGCTGGAGGTTGGCAGAAGCGCTCGGTCCCCTGCCCACTGGGAAGCGCCGCTGCTTACTCCGCGGAGACCTTGATCGTGACCGTGATGGTGCCGCCCACGACAGAGTCGAGCAGGTTGACCTCAGACTCGTTGAGGGTGCGGATCTGCTCCTTCTTCAGGGAGAGCTTCTTGTTCTGCATTTCTTGCTCCTTGCGTGGGTGAACACTTCCTGTGGACGGAAGGCGGAGGGCTGCTGAGGCGATTGAATCCTCGGCATCCCCCACGATCAGTAAAACTAAACTAAGACGTTAGGGGCGTCAAAGGAGATTTTCACCATTGCGCATTTTTCCTTTTTTGGGATCTCCCTGATCCAAAATGGATCACCCGACGCCTCTCTGAATCCTGCCGTCATGATCCGCCGGCGGCGCAAGGGGTGACGCCCTTTCGGGAAGGCATGCCATCGACTTCTGACACCTAAAGTGTAAAATAATGGTGAACCGCTAGTCCATGAATAACGGGGAATCCTCGATGCGCATCATTCTCGTCGCCATGCCGTGGCACTCGCTGGACACACCTTCGCTGGCAGTGGGCATCCTCCACGAGCGTGTGCAGCAGTGTCGGGACAAGCACGAGGTCATCGACGTCTACGCGCACCTGCTGTGGGCCGACTACATCCACCAGCGCTCGGGCGGGAAGCTGCGCTCCATCGATTACACGCAGGTGGCCGAGGGCGGCATCTTCCAGGGCCTGGGCGACTGGATCTTCACCCCGGCGCTGCACGGCACGTCCGAGTGGAAGGTGGACGAGTACACCGCGTTCCTGAAGCAGGCCAAGGGCGGCAAGTGGTCCGACTGGCTGCCGCAGATGCACCGCTGGAGCACGGACTTCATCCACAAGATGGCGGACCAGCTGCTGGCGCTCAAGCCGGACGTGGTGGGCTTCACCAGCACGTTCATGCAGAACGTGGCCTCGCTGGCGCTGGCCAAGCGCATCAAGGAACTGGCGCCCCACGTGAAGACGATGATGGGTGGCGCCAACTGCGACGGCCCGCAGGGCCTGGCGGTGCACCGCAACTACGACTTCCTGGACTTCGTCGTGCGCGGCGAGGGCGAGCAGACCTTCGTGGACACGCTGGACGCGCTCAACGGCCACGGTGAGTTGAAGGACGTGCAGGGCCTGTGCTGGCGCCAGGACGGCAAGCACGTGGCCAACCCGGAGCGCACGCACGCGTTCCCGGCCAACCAGATCCCGCTGCCCAACTACGACGCGTACTTCGAGGCGCTGGGGCGCTCGCAGCTGCGCGGCGAGCTGGAGCCCAAGCTCATCATGGAGGGCGCGCGCGGCTGCTGGTGGGGCGAGAAGCACCACTGCACCTTCTGCGGCCTCAACGGCTCGCTGATGTCGTTCCGCAGCAAGCCCCCGGAGCAGATGCGCGAGGAGATCCGCCGCCTGGTGGAGCGCCACCAGACGCTGGACATCCTCATGGTCGATAACATCATCGACCTGAAGTACTTCAAGAACCTGCTGCCGCACATCGTCCGCGAGGGGTTGAACCTGCGCGTGCACTACGAGGTGAAGTCCAACCTCACCGCGGATCAGATCCAGATGCTGAAGGACGCGGGCGTCGTCTTCGTGCAGCCGGGCATCGAGAACCTGAGCACCCACGTGCTCAAGCTGATGGCCAAGGGCATCAGCGGCTGCCACAACATGCACACCCTGCGCGACTGCGAGGAGCAGGGGCTCACCACCGCGTGGAACTACCTGTTCGGCTTCCCGGGGGAGACGGACGAGGACTACCTCAACATCATGGAGCAGATCCCGGCGATGGCGCACCTGCACCCGCCGTCGGGCGCGGTCCGCATCGCGCTCGAGCGCTTCAGCCCGAACTTCGAGAACAAGGACCTGGGCTTCGCCGAGCGCTGGCCGGCGCCGTTCTACCCCCTGGTGTACAACCTGCCTCACGAGGAGCTGATGGATCTGGCCTACCTCTTCGATGCGCCGCCGCGCGGCATCCAGGGCGAGCTGCCCAAGCGCCTGCGCGAGCTGGTGGACAAGTGGCAGGAGGTCTACCGCAAGAGCGACCTGAGCTTCCGGGATGACGGCCAGTACATCTACATCGAGGACCGGCGCGAGGGCTGGCCACGCGCGGACTACATCTACGACGACGCGTACCGGGTGGCGCTGTTCCGGCTGCTGCGGCGCCCGCAGTCGCCGGTGAGCGCGGCCGAGGCGCTGCACAAGGCCGGCATCGAGGCGACGTCGGAGCAGGTGGCGAAAGATCTGGCCGAGTGGCGCAAGCAGGGCCTGGTCTTCGAGGAGGCGGGCCGCTTCGTGTCGCTGGTGCTGAAGGCCGTGCCGCAGCGCATCCGCACGCTGAAGCTGGCGGCGGCGGAGCCGGAGACGGCCGTGGAGCGCTTCACGCGGGAGCTGCCGCTGGCGGCGCTCAAGGCGGGCGAGCGCGTGAAGGAGATGCAGGTGCGCATGCCCATCTCGTCCACGGACTGGGAGGAGCTGACCCAGCTGGTGGAGGCGCGCAAGGGCCTGCAGGCGGTGTCGGTGGTGCTCCAGGATCGCACCACGCGGGTGTGGCCCTCGGACGCGCAGATCGCCCAGCTGGCGGCGCGCGGCGTCGTCGAGGTGCAGGTGCCCTGGGAGATGGAGATCGGCGACCAGCGGCCGGAGGAGAGCGTCCACTTCCTGCGCTTCCTGCGTGACTGCACGGCGCGCCGGGTGAACGTGAAGTGGAAGGGCGCGATCAGCGAGCCGGTGCGCGCCCAGAGCTTCCACCACCTGCTGCCGCCCTCGGTCCAGGACGGCAAGCTGCCGGAGACCCTGCAGGACTGGGGCAACAAGCACTACTACGGCCAGTTCTACTGGCGCTCGGGCACCAACTTCCTGCTCATCAAGGACATGCGCGTGGGCCGCGAGGCCCGCTTCACGCTGGATGAGGGGCCGCTGCGCGAGGTGTTCAAGAAGCTCGCCATGCCGCAGCCCTGGGAGGCCCTGAAGGACGATCCGGTCAACCAGGAGGTGCTGGAGAGCCTCATGGGAGAGGACCTCGTCCTGCGGCTGGGCGACTGGTTCGTCGCGCTGCCGTACCAGATGCAGCACTGGCCCATCCCGGCCAGCTCCGTGTAGCGGCTCAGGCGCGCTGGCGGGCCGCCTTGAGCGCGGCGATGAAGCGGTCCGCCGGCAGCGTGTTGAGCACGTCGCCCCTGCGCGCCCAGCCCCGGCGCGCGGTGGCGACGGCGAAGGGCAGGTGGTGCAGGTCCTGGATCTTGTGCGCGTCGGCGCTCACCACCAGCTTCACCCCCCGCTGGACGGCCAGGCGCACGTGCTCGGCCTTGAGGTCCAGCCGCGCGGGCTTGCCGTTCACCTCCATCACCACGCCGCGCTCGGCGGCCCGGTCCAGCACGGCCTCCATGTGGAGCGGGTACGGATCGCGCTCGTGGATGAGGCGCCCGGTGGGGTGGCCGATGATGTTGAGGAACGGGTTGTCCATGGCGCTGAGCATGCGCCGGGTCATCTGCTCCTCGTTCATGCCGTGGCGGACGTGGACGGAGGCGATGACCACCTCGAGCTTCTCCAGCACGCTGTCGCGGTAGTCGAGCGCCCCGGACTCGAGGATGTCCACCTCGATGCCCTTGAGCAGGCGGAAGCCGGGGACCTTCTCGTTCACCCGGTCGATCTCCTCCCACTGGCGCTTGAGATCGTCCTCCTTGAGGCCGCCGGCGTAGATGGCCGCCTGGCTGTGCTCGGTGACGGTGAGGTACTGCAGGCCCATGGCCTGGGCGGCGCGGGCCATCTCCTCCAGGGAGTTCTTCCCGTCGGACCAGGTACTGTGCGAGTGCACCAGCCCGCGCACCTCCTCCAGGGTGATGAGGTCCTCCGGCAGCCGGCCCTCGAGCGCGGCTTCGATCTCTCCGGTGTCCTCGCGCAGCTCGGGCGGGACGTACTGCATGCCGAGCAGCTTGTAGATGTCCGCCTCGTCGTGGATGGGCAGCTTGGTGCCGTCGGCGCGGTGCACGCCCCACTCGGAGATCTTGTAGCCCTGGTCCTGGCCGATGCCGCGCAGCCGGACGTGGTGGGCCTTGGAGCCGGTGAAGTGGTGGAGCGCGGTGGCGAAGTCCTCGTCCGGGAGCACGCGCAGATCCACCTGGAGATCCTCGGCGTGCATGCGGACGGAGCACTTGGACTCGCCCTTGCCGATGAGCACCGCGACGCCGGGGGCATTGGCCAGCGCGGCGAGCGCGGGCTCGGCCTGGGGGGCGGAGGCGAGCAGATCCACGTCCGCGACCGTCTCGGCGCGGCGCCGCACGCTGCCGGCGGGGCAGACGCGGACCACGCCGGGGACGGCGCGCAGGAGCTCCAGGAGGCTCTCGACGGTGGGGAGCACGTCGCCCAGGAGCTTGCGCTTGCCGTGGACGCGCTGGTGGACGGCGATGCCCTCGAGGATCTTCGCCTCGCTCTTGGCGCCGAAGCCCTTGAGCTGGCGCACGCGGCCGTCGCGGCAGGCCTTCTCCAGGTCGGCGACGGTGCACACCTGGAGCTCCTTCCAGAGGGCCATGGCCTTCTTGGGGCCCATGTCGGGGAGCTGGAGGATGTCCAGGAGGCCAGCGGGCAGCTCGGCCTTGAGCTCCTCGTGGAAGGCGAGCTTCCCGGTGGTGACCAGCTCGGAGATCTTCTCGGCGAGCCCCTGGCCGATCCCTGGGAGCTCTTGCAGGCGACCTTCCCGAACGAGCAGGCCGAGATCCTGGGTCATCCCGAGCAGGCGGTCGGCGGCGGTGTCATAGGCGCGGACCTTGAAAGCGTTCTCGCCCTTGAGCTGAAGGAGGAGGGAGAGCTCCCGGAGAATCTTTGCGACGGCGGCTTTGTCGAGCGAGGGCGGGTTCACGTGAGAGAAGGTAATCCGAGTGGGGCGAGCGCGCAGGCATGCGTGGGTGAGATCGGCGCTCGCGGGGGCTGGCGGAGCAGGGTAGAAGGGGGCCTCCAGGGGGGCCACCTGTCGTTTTACTGAGGAAGAACGAGGCCGATGAAGATCAAGCTCGGACCGGCGGATTTCGCCGAGAAGGAGATGCGGGGCTACGAGGTAGGCAACCGCAACGTGTGCATCGCGAAGGTCAACGGGCGCTACAAGGGGCTTGACGACTGGTGCAACCACGCGGGCTGCCTGCTGTCGGGCGGGCGCATCGAGGACAACCTGGTCATCTGCCCCTGCCACGAGGTGGGGTTCGATCTGGACTCCGGGAAGAACGAGACCTCTCCCGGCATCGCGGATGACCAGACGGTGGTGAAGGTCGAGGTCGAGGGCGGGCAGATCGTCATCGACGATCCGGCGGCGAAGTAACCGGCAGGGCTTCGGGAGGGCAGCGATGGGACACGAGGGGCACGATCACGACGATGACCACGGCCATGGTCATCACAAGCACGAGCACCACCACCCGCACGGGGGGCATGGGCACCACCACGGGCACTCGCACGCGGCGGACGAGCACAAGTCTCACGCGCCGGCGCAGGTGAGCGTGTTCGTGGTGACGTGCTCGGACAGCCGGGACGCGTCGCGGGACGAGAGCGGGCAGGTGCTGCGGGGCGGGCTGGAGTCCGCCGGGCACACGCTGTGCGGCTACAAGGTGGTGAAGGACGAGCCGGAGGCGATCCGGGCGGTGCTGACCGAGGCGGCGGAGACCGGAGCGCGGGCGGTGCTCTTCAACGGAGGCACGGGGATCGGGCGGCGGGACTCGACGGTGGAGACGCTGCGCGCCCTGTTCGAGAAGGAGCTGCCGGGCTTCGGGGAGATCTTCCGGATGCTGTCCTACAAGGAGATCGGCAGCCCGGCGATGCTGTCTCGGGCGACGGCCGGGACGTACCGGGGGATGGTCCTCTTCGCGATGCCGGGCTCGCCGCAGGCGGTGAAGCTGGCGCTGGAGGCGCTGATCCTCCCGGAGCTGGGGCACCTGGTCCGCGAGCTGACTCGCTGAGCGTCAGCCTTTGGTAGGTGTGGAGGCCTGCTCCTGGCAGTCGAGGTCCTCGAGCTTGAGCAGGCCCGCCGTGGTCTTCTTGGGCCCCTTGAAGCGCGCGGGCACCAGGGCGGGCTCGGTGGCGGGGAGATAGACCTCGACGGTGTCTCCCTCCACGACGAAGGCCTTGCGCTGGGTGTTCGCCTCGTCGAGCGCGTGGAAGTAGGCGCGCTTCGCCTTGACCTTGCAGAGCTGGGGCGTCTTGGGGCTCTTCCTGGCGAAGGAGTCCGCTCCAGGCCAGCCGGCGCCGCAGCAGCCGGAGCCGTCACCCTGGAGCGTCAGCTTCTTGGACTCGATGCGCAGCGTCCAGTCGGCTGGGGAGTCCGTGCCACGCAGCTTCCACTCCGTGGGCGACTTCTTCTCCCGGAGCCCCAGGAGACACTCGCAGAGGCCTACGCTCTCCCCCTGCGGGAAGCTGGAGGAGTAGTACACGAAGGATTCGTTGGAGGCCTGGATGACGGCCAGCTCGCCGCCCTTCGTCTCGTAGACGCCGGTGAGCTCGGCTGTCGGCTGGGCTGAGGCTGGCGGCGACATGGCTCCGGCCAGCAGCGCCAGGCCGACTGTCAGCCCGCGCCGCAACGTGCTCGTACCCCTCATTCGTTCTCTCCCTGGAAGGCGACCGCTAGCGTCGGAGCATAGCGTCACCGATCGGCAGCGGGAGGTAGCCATGTGTGCCGCACCGCCTATAGCGTCTGGGAAGCGCGGCGGGGCTCGAGGCCTGGACCGCGAGGGCTCGGAGGAGTCGAGTGAGCGGGAAGCAATGGTTCAACGGATTCAGCGAGGATGACTGGGCGGGCCTCTACCAGGAGGCGATGGGGTTGGCTCAGCAAGGGAACCTCTCCGACGCCGCCGATGCGATGAAGAAGGTCGTCGAGTACGCGAAGCTCCCGGGCGGACAGGAGCAGCTGGTCGAGTCCTACGTAGGGCTCGGGAATCTCCAGATGGGGATGCACCGCTTCGAGCTGGCAGAGCAGACCTATACCCAGGCGGTGGACACGGCGCGCGCCGCGCGAGGCCCTCGGGATCGCCTGGTCGCCGGAGCCATGACGTACCTGGCCAACTGCTACGAGGAGCAGGGCCGCTACGATCGCTCGGCGGAGACCTACGGGCAGGCCATCTCCATCCTGGAGGCGCATCCTCCCGGCGAGGAGGGGCTGCTGCAGCTCCTCACGAACACGCGGTCGAACCTGGCTTCGGTGTTGAGCAACCTGGGGCGCGGCCAGGAGGCCCTGGCGCTGAACCAGCAGGTGGTGGAGGCCGAGCGCCGTGGGGACGGCGATCCTTCGGGCCTGGCGGTGGCGCTGTGGACGCGGTCGACGATCGCCAGCCGGCAGGGGCTGCACGAGGAGGCCGTCCAGGCGTCGCGAGAGGCGCTGGAATTGGCCGCGAAGTGGAACCCTCCGGACAGCCCGCCGGTGTTCCAGGCCGTGCATCAGTACTGCAACATCCTGGTGAAGGCGGGCCGAGTTCAGGAGGCCATCCCGGTTCTGGAGGAGGGTCTCGAGCGGCTCCGGACGGCGGGGTTCGAGGATCCGATCTTCGCGGCCACGTGGATGGAGTCGCTCGCGGACGCCCTGATGGAGGCGGGACGGTTCGAGGAGTCCGAGCGGTGGTACCAGCTGAGCCTGGAGGCCTTCACCCGGCTTCATGG from Hyalangium gracile harbors:
- a CDS encoding RiPP maturation radical SAM C-methyltransferase, encoding MRIILVAMPWHSLDTPSLAVGILHERVQQCRDKHEVIDVYAHLLWADYIHQRSGGKLRSIDYTQVAEGGIFQGLGDWIFTPALHGTSEWKVDEYTAFLKQAKGGKWSDWLPQMHRWSTDFIHKMADQLLALKPDVVGFTSTFMQNVASLALAKRIKELAPHVKTMMGGANCDGPQGLAVHRNYDFLDFVVRGEGEQTFVDTLDALNGHGELKDVQGLCWRQDGKHVANPERTHAFPANQIPLPNYDAYFEALGRSQLRGELEPKLIMEGARGCWWGEKHHCTFCGLNGSLMSFRSKPPEQMREEIRRLVERHQTLDILMVDNIIDLKYFKNLLPHIVREGLNLRVHYEVKSNLTADQIQMLKDAGVVFVQPGIENLSTHVLKLMAKGISGCHNMHTLRDCEEQGLTTAWNYLFGFPGETDEDYLNIMEQIPAMAHLHPPSGAVRIALERFSPNFENKDLGFAERWPAPFYPLVYNLPHEELMDLAYLFDAPPRGIQGELPKRLRELVDKWQEVYRKSDLSFRDDGQYIYIEDRREGWPRADYIYDDAYRVALFRLLRRPQSPVSAAEALHKAGIEATSEQVAKDLAEWRKQGLVFEEAGRFVSLVLKAVPQRIRTLKLAAAEPETAVERFTRELPLAALKAGERVKEMQVRMPISSTDWEELTQLVEARKGLQAVSVVLQDRTTRVWPSDAQIAQLAARGVVEVQVPWEMEIGDQRPEESVHFLRFLRDCTARRVNVKWKGAISEPVRAQSFHHLLPPSVQDGKLPETLQDWGNKHYYGQFYWRSGTNFLLIKDMRVGREARFTLDEGPLREVFKKLAMPQPWEALKDDPVNQEVLESLMGEDLVLRLGDWFVALPYQMQHWPIPASSV
- a CDS encoding Rieske (2Fe-2S) protein — its product is MKIKLGPADFAEKEMRGYEVGNRNVCIAKVNGRYKGLDDWCNHAGCLLSGGRIEDNLVICPCHEVGFDLDSGKNETSPGIADDQTVVKVEVEGGQIVIDDPAAK
- a CDS encoding lantibiotic dehydratase produces the protein MTDPMNESPPRTGFSASGFFAVRSPVLPLDILLAWSQGLSASQAPESARADALAHDAALLRERLRRHVADPLVQEALFLASPSLVESLPQWEASPESERGQKVERTLVRYFTRMASRATPFGLFGSHSVGRLGEHTRLRLAERGALRRHVRLDFDYLQALVAQVRKAPEVLRALRYVPNSSLYRVADRLRYLETRQRERDYSYHLVAVEPSPYLEATLERARAGASLEELAAALVESDPEVALDEALSYLETLVGEQLLVPTWGPPLTGPQPLPALVESARQVPALEPIRQQLSAVQSRLTELNAAPPGQPAHVYRELSQQLEALPVSVSVEQGHLFHVEAFRPVTQATLSPAVLEELEHSLEALRRTNPSQRAEHPLELFRTRFLKRYEGRSVPLLEALDDENGVGFTFGRAPGTTTGPLLAGLAFPGGRRQDKGSFEPRHHHLLRLLESTWREGAQELVLTAEDLRALEAPDPYPLPDAFGVLGTVSAASPEAMDRGEFRFHLENAHGPSGAVYLGRFCHGDPELAGLVREHLRAEEALRPDAIFAELVHLPQGRMSNITYRPLLRRHELPFLGQSGAALDEQLPLTDLWLSEEGGRLVLRSKRLGREVIPRMTTAHNYGVYGVGVYRFLGLMQSPHGLGLEFQWGPLANASFLPRVVHGRTVFCLARWNVEGDTLRAWGEAQGAARFEAVQRVRTRMRMPRWVCVKDDDNQLLVDLDNVLCVETLVQLVKARSRLTLEELFPGPDGLCAESGDGRYVHELVIPFVRQAASVKPSRPVPPPVEERPRARQFPPGSEWLYLKLYGGTITLDRLLASTLGEALRQAQASGATDRWFFIRYNDPEPHLRLRFHGAPERLQAEVWPRLREACAAFLQEGTGWRVQLDTYERELERYGGPVGTELSEALFCADSLAVLEILQTCPADAGAELRWRLALKGMDALMDELGMTLEQKLDLVEQNRAGYGAEFHANKALEVQLGARYRRESRQLEALLSAPAEAQGPFRDGLLAFQRRAARTRPVAELLRKAEQAGKLSVSVGELASSYLHMHVNRLLPEEQRAHELVLHDFLVRLYRSRLARRKKGT
- a CDS encoding tetratricopeptide repeat protein; the encoded protein is MSGKQWFNGFSEDDWAGLYQEAMGLAQQGNLSDAADAMKKVVEYAKLPGGQEQLVESYVGLGNLQMGMHRFELAEQTYTQAVDTARAARGPRDRLVAGAMTYLANCYEEQGRYDRSAETYGQAISILEAHPPGEEGLLQLLTNTRSNLASVLSNLGRGQEALALNQQVVEAERRGDGDPSGLAVALWTRSTIASRQGLHEEAVQASREALELAAKWNPPDSPPVFQAVHQYCNILVKAGRVQEAIPVLEEGLERLRTAGFEDPIFAATWMESLADALMEAGRFEESERWYQLSLEAFTRLHGPLHQNLVSAVEGYRELLRRQGRDREMREQERRLEEIQAALPAELVRRNARK
- the polX gene encoding DNA polymerase/3'-5' exonuclease PolX, encoding MNPPSLDKAAVAKILRELSLLLQLKGENAFKVRAYDTAADRLLGMTQDLGLLVREGRLQELPGIGQGLAEKISELVTTGKLAFHEELKAELPAGLLDILQLPDMGPKKAMALWKELQVCTVADLEKACRDGRVRQLKGFGAKSEAKILEGIAVHQRVHGKRKLLGDVLPTVESLLELLRAVPGVVRVCPAGSVRRRAETVADVDLLASAPQAEPALAALANAPGVAVLIGKGESKCSVRMHAEDLQVDLRVLPDEDFATALHHFTGSKAHHVRLRGIGQDQGYKISEWGVHRADGTKLPIHDEADIYKLLGMQYVPPELREDTGEIEAALEGRLPEDLITLEEVRGLVHSHSTWSDGKNSLEEMARAAQAMGLQYLTVTEHSQAAIYAGGLKEDDLKRQWEEIDRVNEKVPGFRLLKGIEVDILESGALDYRDSVLEKLEVVIASVHVRHGMNEEQMTRRMLSAMDNPFLNIIGHPTGRLIHERDPYPLHMEAVLDRAAERGVVMEVNGKPARLDLKAEHVRLAVQRGVKLVVSADAHKIQDLHHLPFAVATARRGWARRGDVLNTLPADRFIAALKAARQRA
- a CDS encoding MogA/MoaB family molybdenum cofactor biosynthesis protein, which codes for MVTCSDSRDASRDESGQVLRGGLESAGHTLCGYKVVKDEPEAIRAVLTEAAETGARAVLFNGGTGIGRRDSTVETLRALFEKELPGFGEIFRMLSYKEIGSPAMLSRATAGTYRGMVLFAMPGSPQAVKLALEALILPELGHLVRELTR